The following are encoded together in the Paenibacillus antri genome:
- a CDS encoding ABC transporter permease: MKMLAKHRDLLALYLFAFAFFFVFKYGPLYGVVIAFKDFRVIDGVWGSAWVGLEHFRTLFADPNFYRLLKNTLLLNLYFLLFAFPAPIVLALLLNEVKSRGFQRFVQTTSYLPHFVSWVVMSGLVIYFLSPTTGIVAYIVELFGGKPVFYMGQKEYFRPIVVVSAILKDIGWGSIIYFAALSGINPELQESATIDGASRWQRIVHINVPSIMPTVAIMLILSLGGFLSANFEQIINLLNPVTFETGDVFDTYVYRVGLQQFQYSYTAAIGLFKSVVGLLLILGANLTVRKLSRGENGLW, from the coding sequence ATGAAAATGCTTGCGAAACACCGCGACCTGCTGGCGCTGTACCTGTTCGCGTTCGCCTTCTTCTTCGTGTTCAAGTACGGGCCGCTGTACGGCGTCGTCATCGCCTTCAAAGATTTCCGCGTCATCGACGGCGTGTGGGGAAGCGCTTGGGTCGGCCTCGAGCACTTTCGCACGCTGTTCGCGGACCCGAACTTCTACCGGCTGCTGAAGAATACGCTGCTGCTGAATTTGTACTTCCTCTTGTTCGCGTTCCCGGCGCCGATCGTGCTCGCGCTGCTGCTGAACGAGGTGAAGTCGCGCGGGTTCCAGCGCTTCGTGCAGACGACGAGTTACTTGCCGCACTTCGTCTCTTGGGTCGTCATGTCCGGCCTTGTCATCTACTTTTTGTCGCCGACGACGGGCATCGTCGCGTACATCGTCGAGCTGTTCGGCGGCAAGCCGGTGTTTTATATGGGGCAGAAGGAGTATTTCCGCCCGATCGTCGTCGTCTCGGCCATTCTGAAGGATATCGGCTGGGGCTCGATCATCTACTTCGCGGCGCTCTCCGGCATCAACCCGGAGCTGCAGGAGTCGGCGACGATCGACGGCGCGAGCCGGTGGCAGCGGATCGTGCATATCAACGTTCCATCGATCATGCCGACGGTGGCGATTATGCTGATCCTCAGCCTCGGCGGGTTTCTGAGCGCGAACTTCGAGCAGATCATCAACCTGCTCAATCCCGTCACGTTCGAAACCGGGGACGTCTTCGACACCTATGTGTACCGGGTCGGCTTACAGCAGTTCCAATACAGCTATACCGCCGCCATCGGCTTGTTCAAGTCGGTCGTCGGATTGCTGCTCATTCTGGGCGCCAACCTGACGGTTCGCAAGCTGAGCCGCGGGGAGAACGGCTTATGGTAG
- a CDS encoding carbohydrate ABC transporter permease encodes MRSGWSDRIFLGLIYIVLGALALVVVYPFVHVLSVSLSDRGEALRAGFHFYPRVLDLEAYKELLTYPYIWSGYANTLFRMAVGTVLTLLVTVCAAYPLSRPEFPYKRTLVLLLLFTMIFDGGIVPNYLLMRELHLLNTLWVYVLPHAANAFQVLVMISFFRSVPDALVEAARIDGAKDLRILFRIMLPLSIPSLVTIGLWSIVFHINAFADNLLYVSDQSKFVLQQVIRQILIENRLDPFTTATNVVPPAPESVKMAAVIVSAFPVLALYPFLLRYFEKGTMIGSIKG; translated from the coding sequence ATGAGAAGCGGCTGGTCGGATCGCATCTTCTTAGGTTTGATTTACATCGTATTAGGCGCATTGGCGCTCGTCGTCGTCTATCCGTTCGTGCATGTGCTTTCCGTCTCCCTCAGCGACCGGGGGGAGGCGCTGCGCGCGGGCTTTCATTTCTACCCCCGGGTGCTAGATCTCGAGGCGTATAAAGAATTGCTGACCTACCCGTACATCTGGTCGGGCTACGCGAACACGCTGTTCCGGATGGCCGTCGGCACCGTGCTGACGCTGCTCGTCACGGTGTGCGCCGCGTACCCGCTGTCGCGCCCGGAATTTCCGTATAAGCGGACGCTCGTGCTGCTGCTGCTGTTCACGATGATCTTCGACGGCGGCATCGTGCCGAACTACCTTCTCATGCGGGAGCTGCATCTGCTCAATACGCTGTGGGTGTACGTGCTGCCGCATGCGGCGAACGCGTTCCAGGTGCTCGTCATGATTTCGTTCTTCCGCTCCGTGCCGGACGCGCTCGTGGAAGCGGCCCGCATCGACGGCGCGAAGGACCTGCGCATCTTGTTCCGCATCATGCTGCCGTTGTCGATCCCGTCGCTCGTGACGATCGGGCTGTGGTCGATCGTCTTCCATATTAACGCGTTCGCGGATAACTTGCTGTACGTCTCCGATCAATCGAAGTTCGTGCTGCAGCAAGTGATCCGGCAAATCTTGATCGAAAATCGGCTCGACCCGTTCACGACCGCGACGAACGTCGTGCCTCCGGCGCCGGAGAGCGTCAAGATGGCGGCGGTCATCGTGTCGGCGTTTCCGGTGTTAGCGCTCTATCCGTTCCTCTTGCGTTATTTCGAAAAAGGAACGATGATCGGCTCCATTAAAGGGTAA